CTTGTCGTGATGGCAGTCCACCGACCCGTTGGCACTTTGCCTGAAGAGACACGTCTGGTAAAGGGCAAAGTAGGCGGCACATCTATCTCTCCACTTCAAGGGAACTTTATATTTCTGTAAATCGTCCTCGGAAACTGGAGTTAGTATTAAAAGTCATGAAGCGACATGCAGTTAGCAATACATACGGAGAGGAGGGAATTGTGTGAGGGCCATTGTGTGAAGAATAGCAGTTGGTTGTTCTCGTCCAATGGGAATTAGGGTGTTTGAAAATGTTGATGGAGGTGAGGTGCCGGGTACTATGTGCAGGTCGTCTTTAGCAGTCAAGGAACAGAAATCATTACAGAGTCTACAAATTGAGCGTGAGgaaagagcttgatgagaCAGACCGCGGGCCGTGATGCTAACTTTCATGTTGTTTGGAATTTATGTGTTCATTGCGAGCGATAAGATCAGCTTTCCATGAAACCTTCGCTGAGCGTTCGTCCCATCAGATCCACCAAGTATGACATaatctttcaaaaatttAGCTTGTATTGTCTGTTTTCACGTCCTGGTCAATCTCGTGTCAAACCTCCCTCCTCTCTTTGCTTCTGGCCTTCTGTAAGTCCGAATTTATTTATGCTATCTAATGCTTTTCAAGCCTCTGCTTCAACGCCACGTACTGGCACTCATAGAATGCGTCTTTGGTGGCAGAGCAGAATGAAGTGCCCTTATTGAGACACTTGTTATATTCTATCCATTTGGCAGCACACTTATCCCTGTTCAAGAAAGGAACATCGTACTCgtccaactccttctggGATGCTGATATTAGTATATGAAGTACACATATGGATGACATCGGTACATACGGATTGGTGGGAACTCGTAAGCTGGAGCAGCACCCATTTTAGTAGTATTGTGTTGTACAAGTTAGTTTTCTATGGTCTCTATCAAGCGCACAACTTGATGCCTAGGTGATTATTGGTGAATCGAACTATGTGCAGGACAGAATTTGTGTAGCCATGGGGGAGACGAAAGTCAGACAAAATTTGAATATTTTATAAAGAAGTGTTAGCTATTTCCGAAAAGGTCGTGTGGCTGTAGCTCGATATTTTGGCCTCGTGGTGCGACTCAGTGCTCAGCCTAAGAATTGACCACCCTGGTCTGCTAGATAAGTTTATCTCTCTCGATATTTGGCACTTTCCTAGTATCCTTGTTGCAAAGTTTGCATTTCGGCATCATGAATTTGCTGCAAAAACATGCTCGTGAATAGTTCAACGTATGTAGTGATAGGTTGCAAGGATGGCATGGATAATTGTCTGAAACGATGGTCTCATGATTTACCGTCTAAAATGCTTCTCGCTTTATTATTTCTaatcaaaaagatcttcaTTATCTTagaattccaaaaaaatgcaTCGACTATCCTGCTCAAATGCAACAAAGGCGTATCCGAAAGTGAAGGCCCGATGACCGGAAATGAAAAAGCGAGAACCACCTTGAAGAATAACAGAACCAGCTTCAGCTGATGCAGCAGTCTTTAGATTAAAAAATTCGGTTCCCGATGTGAGTTGAGCATTTATTACCGCCTTTTGCAATCTATATTCCGTAGAATCGTTTAGGACGCCAATAGAAATTTTCAACATTATTGAGGAGCCCTCAATCTATATTGATAAATGGGCGTTTTAGTTGCATTTATGACTatccacaagaaaaaatagCATCACTCAATCTTTTTCCCACATGGTACGATGGAACCGATTGAATGGGCATCCCTTTCAAGATGACAGGGGAACACCAAAACCGTACTCTAGACTGTTCAATTTCCACGCCCGGCCATTTTTGGATATCTCCCCTTTCTTGGCTTCcttgttgtttttttcAGCTTTCTACTTCTGGGAATTGCTGTACTAGAAACTAGTCCATTACGCTGCAGAGACTGTAAGCCCAATTTTAAGCCCAAAGTCTGCAAATTTCCGTCGGCTGCGTAGATGATGTCGCTCTTGCTAGTATAAACTCTTCATCCACAATTAGTAGCTCATCCGCACGTTGTCTTCAATGTACCGATGCTTACCATGGGATGAAATTCGGTGAGGGCAGATACGTGAATAGTAGCACCTCTCACTTGCATGTCCACGGCTGCCGTGAAAACCCTTCGCAACCCCATTCGGCCATAAACTAAGCAAAATACCTTACAGTCTTCAATTTCCAAACAACCACAAAAACCGTAAGAGCTTATTTTGGCCAGAGATGTGTGGGGCACTTATACAGAGCTGCAATGATGGTGACCGTTGCAGATATTGGCCTCAATACACGTTCCCCAATTTCCAAGCCCCGATCCATTGGCCGTCTTGCAAGATTCTTCGGTATGGGTAATGGAATTATGCAAAGGGCAGATCAACTGCTGCAGCCTTGAAGCCATTTGCCGCAAAGCAAGATGGCTAGGATCTACAAGCGAATATGCTCTCATACGCAATTGCAACTAGCGAGACCAAAGCAAGTAGAAAGGCAAGAAAGTCTCGCAACGGTCTCGATTGCTTCCCATCGTAAAAAAAATCTGTTCTGAAGTGTCTGAATTACCCCAACCGCCCGCCTTGGATCTGCGCGGCTGTATAGCCGCCGTATGGCGTTAGCGGTTTTGGCGCTAGCGGTGTTGGTGTCGTCACCTTATTTTAGTCAATCAACATGCCGAAACGTCTGGCCGGTCATAAACTTCAGGGCTTTGATCAAGGCGCACATTCGTCGCAGAATGGCACGCAGCGAAGGTTCGGCCAAGGTTCTCTGAGGTTGGACTGAGATAAATCCGATCAGGTTCACGATTTGAAAGGATTTAGGCTAGTAGTGGAGTATATTATCGAAATTTGGCATCTTGCATCGATCAGAGCAAAATGTACATGGCCATCTGGGCTCAGAGCTTCTATTGACAAGGACAGTCGGTGTCTCAAAATATGCATGCGTTATCTGTCCTATCGCCTTTGGGAGCTGTGAGCCGCTTCAGTTCCGAGGGATTTATTTGACACGGCACTAGGAGAAAGCTGTTGAATTGACCGAGGTGATCtttggcgaagaaggcTGATTCAGTTCATCCATTCGCTGCCCTTTGCACACTTCACGAAGCCCTGATGATATGCCACAAATGCCAGGCTTAGAACCCAAAGACTCTGCCTCTAAGTGGCCCTTTCACTAATCGCCTTGAGCGAACATGCGTCAGGGAAATATGCATATCGTGCTTCCCCAACCCAACACCGGCAAACGAGGTGTTCCACAAAACAACCTTTGGTGAGCTTGTGAATTGCAATGCCACCGTTTTTGTGATCTGCTCCCCCAGCTACTTTTTGATCGATCGTGCTTTGCCAATGCTTAGGCGACCAATCTGCCTAATAAGGTAGCACTACACTAAGCATGGCGGTAGAAGAGAAGCCTTCCGGGCTTCCGGAAACTGTGGCAGTAAAGGAATAACTGGTGATATGTTTCCCATCACAGGAATCTCAAATGTCTCTGGCCAGATAATTAAGCTGGATTTACCCATGAATAGTGAATCATCACCGATTTTAACCGTTCTCAAGTCTTCTGGCTGGGCCGTTGATGATTGAAATGCACGAACAGATTCAATTGGGCGCTACGTTTAGCCGCTCAGCGTACCTTGAAGGTGGGCCACAAATTGAAGGGTTTCCAATGACTTTTTACGGGCCGCCCCGGGCAcactttttgaaaaaataATTAACGGAAAATACGTGGAATGTTTCGTAAGTCATTCTCTTTCGATATTCTGCCCGAATTCTGGAGGCCACTTCTAACCAGTCCTTCAAGGCCCATGGCAAGGGCTCCTACCCTTTTGAGTGTTCCGACAGCGCTTATGCAGGCTCGCCTAATTTGCACAGCACAGGCACTCTCGTTAACAGGAGGTTCATGCAGGCGCTGTCGACGCAGAGAGAGTTCTATGCATGTGAGCAGgtttttggtggtgatgacGGATAAAGAGGCATGCGCATGGCGTTTTGATGGAGATGTGCCTCAGAACGGCTCCATCTATTCTGGCCgcttttgcaaattggGTTGCCAACTTTATTGAGCTTCTGGGGTCATTGAGTCGAAAAAGGATCTCGGTGAGGAAGACCGTTGAAATTTCAACACACATGAATCAAGCATCGCGATCGACGTTCTTCGCTGATCCCATGTGACAGATCCCTactcatcatcaaatccaCCAGAGCCTTTCATCACCACAAATTACTTTGGTAATATTTACTAAGAACTTCGAAAGCCATGTACGGCGCTAACTGTCAACACCAATAACCCCGGTACTATCAGCCCTGGCCAGAATACAGATCCTCAGATCATCTGCACACAAACAATAGTCGCCACGGTcgacttgaacttttttgCCGTTAGATCTCAAGGACATCAATCTAATCATATAGGCAGGCGCTGTGCTAATCGTGGAAACGAGAGAAGGATTGTACCCATTGATGCTCTGATAACAGAGGGTCCTCAACGTTGCGCAAAAGCGCAAATTTTTGGGAACCATCGGCAAGCATCTTTGTGCTCAATCACTCGCGTGGCCGATATTTCCCGTCACTCTTATTCGCACACCAAGGGTCCTCATTTTATGTAGCCCATGTTTGCGGATGCTGTGCTCTCACAGTGAGGTAGAACAATAGGGTTATGCGATGGATGTATATCTCCACCAAGTAAGCTCAGCTAGAGCGCCCTCGATCACTCGTGCGAGAGCGAACATGCATCGAGGCGCTTCGTAAGTGGAAGGGTAACCAGTCTTGTGGCGGTTTGAGGTGAACATCTGCTGTGGGGTGTCAAGATACGTTTGCAGGACGGGCTATTCGTGACACAAGTTTTGAGGTCCCCCCAACAAATGTGGTTGATCTGATGCAAGCTGATGAAAATCGGCAATCGCTGTTTGCGCCGATTAGTGTATTTTGCTAAAGACTAGAACCTCCTGGAATGTAAAGGTTCGCAGGATGGTCTCCAGGAGTTCGTCTAGGGCGGGGCAAACGGAATTAAGGTCGCTTTGATAGCTCAGACAATGCTGCCTCTTTAAATTTTTCTCATCTAAATGGATGAAACATTAGCTTTAAGTCGATTATTTGCATCTTAAGCTGCCAAGAGTAACTCGGTTTAGATCCCGTTAACAATACATGCGCAATAGTACAAGGCCTCGCCAAGACGTTCCGTTTTACATCAAAATGAGAATATGGCCGTGAACCAGTATTGTCACCATTTAAACAAAGGAAATCACTTGGACTGGCAAGACAACATTGTTTGTGAGAATGCAGAAGCTCTTCTATGATCATACCACCTCCTTttaatcaagaagtttaGGAACTGTTTCGTACGCCTTGCAGTTATCTGAAGGAGTACTATTAACACATTACCAAACTGTAGTTATTAAATTAGTTAAATCTATAACTCCTCTCGGGCTGACCTGATAAGAATTTCACTATTTCGCGTTTAAGGAGCATGCCTTTGTTAGCGTCGAGGAATAGAAATAAAATGAAAGAAActaagaaaaaagaaatataTAAAAGGGGAAGAACGTGAATGAAAATGGTAGTAGTATTTGCTTTTTAGTAGCTGCCAATATTTATTTTGCCGGACTGTACCACCGTGGGACTTTTCCTGCTTGTGCCCCATGGAAGGCTTCGAGAAATCGGATGATTCTCAACGCAACCACGCATGCCGACTACATTCacttctccaccaaatGATTGTTCTTTTCTCGATCGATATTAATTTTTCCTTTCCTCGTGATTTTCGAAGATTACGAGACCACTGGTCTTTCTTGGCGTAGGGAAACGATCTCCGTACATCGTTGCGAAGATCGTCACTAAATAGCCCAAAGGAACAGCAGCGCCACGTTTTAAAAGAAGGGCTTGGTATGAGAACAAAGCTAACACAATCAGATGCATGAGTGGCGATTATCTCTTGCACTCGAGTAAGTTGCAGCCGAGGGACATTCTTTGGAGGCTAACAATTGATTGTAGATCTTATTATTGTAGGGAGGAAAGAAAGGAGCATTTCCCTTAACCACCGGTGAGGGTTTACAAAAATAGGTAATATTTCCTGGAAGCAGTAGCCTGTCTCTGTGAAAAATACCGAGACCAGCAATTTCTTTACGAAGCCCCCCTGCCCTAAAATTATCACACCTGAGCGACCACGATACGTGAGCTTATCGCCAACAATAATCTATGTACTACGGAAGACAATTTTCCAATTCAGGAAAGCCTCGACTCTGAGTGAACGGTCCAGCTCAAAGCATCCAATTGCAACTCTCAGTCAGCCTTTATTTTGGCACTGGGGCGGTTCTCCTACATGATATCTTCGACAACGATTATCACAAATCTCGTCACTGTGACCTCCCCATGACTCTCAAAACCTCATGCCATTTGGAGAAGTGGCACATCAATTGCATGCAGCCTAGCAAATACTAAGTGTACAATCAGGGCGCCCTTGAGGGCGGTCGGAATCAACGTGTTACAGCAAAGAGTtacaaacaagaagataAGTTTCCAGAAGCACCATGCTACATAGCCGAAGTGCTGGAACGGAAACAAGTGACACGGACAAAAAtagaaacaaaaatggaGAAACAAATCCAACGTATAGTAAAGATCTCCCGCGGACAAATCTTTGAAGCCCTGCCCTCACCAACTGGACGTGGCCCAATAGACCTTCACCTTGCTGCTCACATATTCTGCTAATTGGGGGCTTCTAGGATTTCTGGGGATTGTCAATCAGGATTTGCATCCATTGAATTGTAGACGAAGGAGGAGAGGGGAAGATGAGGATAACAGAGCGCAAATCCGATGCATTTGTCCCCCAAGTGCCCGGACCCCCACACGCCCTGGGGGCCATTTTGGGCTCGCCTGGTGTCGCCTGGGCTCTCCGGATGTGTCAGCCGTTAAGTTTCCTAACCACCAGTAGACGAGGTAGGGTATTTAGGGCTGCTGGGGTATATATTCCTGCGTATAGCCCGGGCGTCGTGGAGGAAACGACGCCGCAGCAACATACATGGCCCAATCAATAAAACCAGTGGGAATACACAATATTGGCGGGTGCCACACGCTTTCAACGCGCTGCGCCGCCATGCAATGCATCTGTCTCTTCTGCCACTTCCATGCATGCGTGAAGGCGCATTCCACCGACTTATCCACTGCCCGGGTGCAGAACGTAGAGCCCCTTCTCGCATGCAATCTGCTTATATTTCTGTGCAGCGACAAACTCTTCACATTCATGGGTATTATCTCGGCTAATCTCGTTTCTTCCCTCGTCCTCCATATATAAGAAGCTCCTCCCctgattttgcagccacctAGGCTTTTTCATTCCCATACTCGCTTTTCAATTATATTCCTCCCACATATTCCCGTCCAATTCTCTGCAATTGCATCCTCAACCCCCCAATGCCTGCTGCCACCGCCAAAGTCAAGTTACCCTCCATCCTGGAACTAACGAGCCATTCTGCTCTTGCCCATGACCCGCTCCCCTCGTCGCTCTCCCTGACCCCTTCCAGCTTGCTGCCTCTGATTTTCCATCAACCTTCCACAATCTCGTCCTCAGCGGCATCCTCCTTCAGAAACTTCGATCTCCACCACATACCTCCTCCTCTCCCATTACACCCCCAGCATCTACCTCCCCGCCCATTGCCGCCTCTGCTGTCACACTACTCGTACGGCCAGCCGCCAGTGCCCTCTCCAATTTtccagcaccaccagcatCTCCTACcccatcatcaacagcagcagcagcagcagcagcagcagcactTCTATGTGCCCGTTTACTACCCGCTGCCTTCGGTGGACAATTCTCCTCCAGCTCCCACACCAGCTCCGAAACCAGCTACGGCTGCTGACTATAGAGTGCCTGAGGTGATCAACAAGCCCATGAACAAGTGCCACCGGTGTGGTACCACAGAGACGCCCGAGTGGAGAAGAGGGCCCAATGGGTTGCGAACGCTATGTAATGCGTGTGGTTTGTTTCacgccaagttggtgagaagGAAAGGCGCTGCGTGGGCCGCTGAGGAGGTGCTCAATAATAAGGTGTGCAAGGGGAAGAATGGGAGAAGGATCAgtgtgaagaagcaggcGATGGACGAgctgaaaaagagaatgaagCAGGCTCAGGTGGTGGAAATTCCTCCGCTTCCTCCTGCGAGAGGCTACTCTTCGGGCTCGACGCCTGCGAGCTCTTCTGGGTCGCCTGTTTATCAATTTAGGTGACGCAGATCCCTTAAGCTCGAAACTGACACTATTCGACGAAATTGAGCAATAGAGTGGCTGATTAAAAAAGATGTGTCCATTGTAACTGCTGGTCGAGCAATTAGGATATATAATACAACTGTTCATGCCGCTTTGAGTTCTGGGGCTCTCCAATGAGGTCGCCAAAGTCGCCAAAAGTTCAATGGGTATCATGACGTGAAGCAATAATAAGTTCTTTAGAGCTACGACTTGTGAGAACTTCCATAAATTTACCAACAGCTCTTTTGGCAATTTCGTCGCTGGCTGCGTTTATCTCGATCCACACTACCTCGTCGTACTAATCCTACAATACTCTGTATTGCACCATCACTATATTCAATTCTACAGCGGTCCTCGGGCTACTCCTTGTCCTTGGCTCCTACGCATCCAACCTTGGTGTTTTCTAAATTCGCTTCCCTAAGCAATTAGCCTCTGGGTAATTTTTTATAGATTTACGAAGTAAAATGAATTAACCCCTCACATACCTACCCGCCCGGATTCATGGAGACGCCCAGATGTAGCCATACTTAAGCTTAAACCTTCCCCATGCACAATATCTCCAAGCAAAACCGCTGGTGGACGTTATGGTGATGCTTCACGCATGAGCGACAAAGTAGAGCTTGGGACCAATCAAGTACCAGAGGCTAAAACAAAAGTAGCACCACTTCAACGGAAATTGATAGCGAAACAGACAACTCCAATGGGGGGGAAAAGgggcaaaagaaaaaatcgACACAGAAACTGGATTTGAGCAAAAACAagacagaaaaagaaacaccagTGGCAACAAATGCCCATGTGCATCTCGTTGGGCTTCAAACCTCAGTCAAAATTTCGCACCTAAGCCGTTCATAAAGAGTCAAGCAATGGTTAGCTCCAGCTTCTTAGTCATGATAATGTGGTAATGTAGTGATAGAGCATTCCCCGGGATTATGGTGCATCAACGGCTAAGACGGAGTAGTTGAGGAACAAAAAGCATTGCCAAAAGGTTTCACAAAGGACGTTTGATGGCAATTTGATTGGGGCTCGACGCAGGACAAAAATCCCCATAAAAATTTTGGGCCCATTACTTTGAGTTGTTTCTTGTTCATAGTTTCTTAACATGGAAGTTGTCTGCCCGGAAGACCGAAGTAAAACCGACAGTGTTTGCAGCTCGCGATCGAGCTTGCCGCCTTGCAGGTGGTAGGAAGGAAAAAGCGCAATTTTAGCCAGCCGTGAAGCCGCGATCTAGATAGAGCAAAAGGTGACGTAAACTGAAGAAAAGTCGAACAAATAACGGCTCCACCAATTGGAGACAGCAGTGCAATTAACTTCCATACCGCCACTCATCGTAAACACACGCCTCAACAGAAACAATTTGGCCAGGGCCTTTTCATTGCTGTTGGTAGCCCTGGCACGCCACATGCAAGAGAGCGCGTCATGTAATCAGTGATGCAGGGATCAGCGGCATTGAGTGGACGATTTGAGGGTTGTTGACGCATGCACAATGCAAGGCGTCGATGGAGTGGAGATCAAGCCGGGCAGGAGTCCATAATACGCAAAGGTAATAAATtgagaataaaaaaaaataaaaataaaaaataaaactGAGAGTCTTCAACGCACCCATGGCTAAACAGTGCTGACAGAAATTGCGCTATGCGTGGCTTTCATCTGCGCACCCTGGCGATCTTCCCCAAGGAAAGGATCATAAGTGGTAGTATTACACTGTTGGGGAAGATCAGCCCAGAACCGTTGATAATAAAGGGCAAGCGATTGGAGAAATTAAAGTTGGGTAATCGGGCTTGTACCTATCGATGGTCCTCATGCAGGTGGCCCCTAGCACCATCTCCCTCGAAGATTCACTTCATCACTTCTTACATCATCATGAGTCGCCTGAGTCATGAGCAAAACCTCCATCTGGAAAGAGGCCCCGGCTAAACACTATCACATGCGTGGACAGATAATCTCGCCAGCGTCAGATGTGACACGCGGTAGCTCTGTGTGTGCAAAGTTGCGTTCAGGTAGTACGTGGAATGTCTCGCTAAAATATCTCGTCCTGTCGCCTCAAAACCGGTGTGTTTTTGGCGCACGGCGTCTGTTCAAACAAGGTGTCATGTCAAAGCAACCGAGGCGAGAGTTTGAGCCGAAGAAGGCAATCAAGCCTAAACTTTTGATGTTGCCTCGCTTACAAGGTGGCTGCCGAGGTCTCTTTGAAGTTTCTTCATGAGTCTCTAAGTTCTGTTCAAAGTCTCTCAGAGGtctcttcaagctccttTTTCTCGCTGCAATTTCGTCGATAGCTTCGTAATGCCACGAACAAGTTGAGATCGCTGGGCGTGCGCCATAACCAGGATAGAATGCCTTGCTTTCTCGCTCGACGGTTATATCTCACGATTAACAGGGATGCGTGCGCCAATAGCCGATGGATTATCCGAGCGGCCAGGGCACGCTAGGGCCATTTGTGAGACACAAGGAGGGGCGGTTCGTATTGGCGCAAATTCCCGGTCTTGTCCATTTGCCCATCTTGCAGCACGAGACTGTACGGTGTTATTCTGGAAGCCCAGCGACAAAATAATATTTGCACACCTCCCGCCTTTGAGGTGCGTCCCTGGCCGCACATGCCTTTCCTTCCACTGCAAACGAGTTTCTATTTGTGTCCTTGGTCTCCTCTAGAACATCTCAACACTGAAAGCGTCAAGTCATCGTCACCGGAGCATCTTCGTAAGC
This region of Candidozyma auris chromosome 6, complete sequence genomic DNA includes:
- the BRG1 gene encoding GATA-type transcription factor BRG1, with the protein product MPAATAKVKLPSISELTSHSALAHDPLPSSLSSTPSSLSPSIFHQPSTISSSAASSFRNFDLHHIPPPLPLHPQHLPPRPLPPSSSHYSYGQPPVPSPIFQHHQHLLPHHQQQQQQQQQQHFYVPVYYPSPSVDNSPPAPTPAPKPATAADYRVPEVINKPMNKCHRCGTTETPEWRRGPNGLRTLCNACGLFHAKLVRRKGAAWAAEEVLNNKVCKGKNGRRISVKKQAMDESKKRMKQAQVVEIPPLPPARGYSSGSTPASSSGSPVYQFR